From the Halalkalicoccus sp. CGA53 genome, one window contains:
- a CDS encoding MATE family efflux transporter: MLRLAWPIVVFQLLQVTYNLADTLWLGQLSADAVGAISLAFPLVFLLIAIAGGFTTAGSILVAQYTGAKSDASAGLFAGQTIAFVGILACVLGIVGYFYTEPALALLPSDAVTEERVIPLAADYMRIFFLGLPFLFGFYVFEALMRGYGNTQLPMRLMLVSVVINVAIDPFLIFGFDENPLFVWLSLTDLEATLFAATDFSGYGIEGAAIATVFSRGVASALAFYVLFGTDLGPDVALSHLRLDPENVWEITRLGVPTSLEQSANALALVVLTAMVVSFAPPVVAAYGLGNRLISLVFLPALGLSRATETIVGQNLGAGRPDRAGRAVGLSATAAGGVLLLVAVVAVVLARPINAVFIGAETEGAAETVSLATEYLRIRSVEFAFIGVMQVVLGGFRGAGNTKTAMALSWLNLWGVRVPAVFLLAFVAGWGATGIWVGMSLGHIVGAVVAGGWFLRGTWRESIVDDERVEGSEVDPVSGEE, translated from the coding sequence ATGCTGCGGCTCGCGTGGCCGATCGTCGTCTTTCAGCTGCTCCAGGTCACCTACAACCTCGCCGACACGCTCTGGCTCGGCCAGCTCTCTGCGGACGCGGTCGGCGCGATCAGCCTCGCCTTCCCGCTCGTCTTCCTCCTGATCGCGATCGCCGGCGGCTTCACGACCGCCGGGAGCATCCTCGTCGCTCAGTACACCGGCGCGAAGAGCGACGCCTCCGCGGGGCTGTTCGCCGGCCAGACCATCGCGTTCGTCGGCATCCTCGCCTGCGTGCTGGGGATCGTCGGCTACTTCTACACCGAACCCGCACTCGCGCTGCTCCCGAGCGACGCCGTCACCGAGGAACGCGTCATCCCGCTCGCGGCGGACTACATGCGGATCTTCTTCCTCGGGTTGCCCTTCCTCTTCGGGTTCTACGTCTTCGAGGCGCTGATGCGCGGCTACGGGAACACGCAGCTCCCGATGCGGCTGATGCTCGTGAGCGTCGTCATCAACGTCGCCATCGACCCGTTTCTCATCTTCGGCTTCGACGAGAACCCGCTGTTCGTCTGGCTCTCGCTCACGGACCTCGAGGCGACGCTGTTCGCCGCGACCGACTTCTCGGGCTACGGCATCGAGGGGGCTGCGATCGCCACCGTCTTCTCGCGCGGGGTCGCGAGTGCGCTCGCGTTCTACGTGCTCTTCGGCACCGATCTGGGTCCCGACGTGGCGCTCTCGCATCTCCGTCTCGACCCCGAGAACGTCTGGGAGATCACTCGGTTGGGGGTGCCGACCTCGCTCGAACAGTCGGCGAACGCGCTCGCGCTGGTCGTGCTCACCGCGATGGTCGTCTCGTTCGCCCCGCCCGTCGTCGCCGCCTACGGCCTCGGAAACCGGCTGATCTCGCTGGTCTTCCTCCCGGCGCTCGGGCTCTCCCGGGCGACCGAGACGATCGTCGGTCAGAACCTCGGAGCCGGGAGGCCGGATCGGGCCGGCCGAGCCGTGGGGCTCTCCGCGACCGCCGCCGGAGGTGTGTTGCTGCTCGTCGCCGTCGTCGCCGTCGTCCTCGCCCGACCGATCAACGCCGTCTTCATCGGCGCCGAGACCGAGGGTGCCGCCGAGACGGTCTCGCTCGCGACCGAGTACCTCCGGATCCGGTCCGTGGAGTTCGCGTTCATCGGCGTGATGCAGGTCGTCCTCGGGGGGTTTCGCGGCGCCGGCAACACGAAGACCGCGATGGCGCTCTCGTGGCTCAACCTCTGGGGGGTACGCGTGCCGGCGGTCTTCCTGCTGGCGTTCGTCGCCGGCTGGGGCGCGACGGGCATCTGGGTCGGGATGAGCCTCGGGCACATCGTCGGTGCGGTAGTCGCCGGAGGCTGGTTCCTGCGAGGGACCTGGCGGGAGTCGATCGTGGACGACGAACGGGTCGAGGGAAGCGAGGTCGATCCAGTCAGCGGGGAGGAGTGA
- a CDS encoding 2Fe-2S iron-sulfur cluster-binding protein, whose product MVDLLALSAGVFLTLVVVVFHFARGTERVIPDDIADDVLEHRAATVRETEFPEPMNRSIGGGAAAGAIAGGADAEGELEGGEEVEEEPSPADIPEDEVEYFEIEYTKEGTTVEVANNETLLEAGEDEGWDLPYACREGQCVSCGGRVADGDSREYVVHDNQQMLEEPELEDGYVLTCVAYPKADFTLETRETP is encoded by the coding sequence ATGGTAGATCTGCTCGCACTCTCGGCCGGGGTCTTTCTCACCCTCGTCGTCGTGGTCTTCCACTTCGCGCGGGGGACCGAACGCGTGATCCCCGACGACATCGCCGACGACGTGCTCGAACACCGGGCGGCGACCGTCCGGGAGACGGAGTTCCCCGAGCCGATGAACCGCTCGATCGGTGGCGGCGCCGCCGCGGGCGCGATCGCCGGCGGCGCGGACGCGGAGGGCGAACTCGAAGGCGGCGAGGAGGTGGAGGAAGAACCCTCGCCGGCGGATATCCCTGAGGACGAGGTCGAGTACTTCGAGATCGAGTACACCAAGGAGGGCACGACGGTCGAGGTCGCGAACAACGAGACGCTGCTCGAGGCCGGCGAGGACGAGGGCTGGGACCTTCCCTACGCCTGTCGGGAGGGCCAGTGCGTCTCCTGTGGCGGACGCGTCGCCGACGGCGACTCCCGCGAGTACGTCGTCCACGACAACCAGCAGATGCTCGAGGAGCCCGAACTCGAGGACGGCTACGTGCTCACCTGCGTCGCCTACCCGAAAGCCGACTTCACCCTCGAGACGAGAGAGACTCCCTGA
- a CDS encoding DJ-1/PfpI family protein — MDTTVAIVLYEGFDELDAIGPYEVVETARAFGGEIRATLGTLDPVETVTASHGLRVAVDGTLSETEFDVLLVPGGGWSSRPEHGAWGEAERGDLPQRIAVAHEEGATVASVCTGGMLLSRAGVLDGRPATTHASALADLRETDAEVVEARVVDDGDVLTAGGVTSGLDLALHLVERECGAELAERVATELEYDRREVYSSRTTS; from the coding sequence ATGGACACGACGGTCGCAATCGTCCTCTACGAGGGCTTCGACGAACTGGACGCGATCGGCCCGTACGAGGTCGTCGAGACAGCGCGCGCCTTCGGCGGCGAGATCCGGGCGACGCTCGGAACGCTCGATCCGGTCGAGACGGTGACCGCGAGCCACGGCCTCCGGGTCGCGGTCGACGGGACCCTCTCGGAGACCGAGTTCGACGTCCTGCTCGTCCCCGGTGGGGGCTGGTCGAGCCGTCCAGAACACGGCGCCTGGGGCGAGGCCGAACGCGGTGACCTCCCCCAGAGGATCGCTGTAGCGCACGAGGAGGGCGCGACGGTCGCCTCGGTCTGTACCGGTGGAATGCTCCTCTCGCGTGCGGGCGTCCTCGACGGCAGGCCGGCGACGACCCACGCGAGCGCGCTCGCCGACCTCCGGGAGACGGACGCCGAGGTCGTGGAGGCACGCGTCGTCGACGACGGCGACGTGCTCACCGCGGGCGGGGTCACCTCGGGGCTCGACCTCGCCCTTCACCTCGTCGAACGCGAGTGCGGAGCGGAGCTCGCCGAGCGAGTGGCGACGGAACTGGAGTACGACCGGCGCGAGGTCTACTCGTCGCGGACGACCTCGTGA
- a CDS encoding decarboxylating 6-phosphogluconate dehydrogenase, whose amino-acid sequence MQLGVTGLGRMGRIVVDRTLAAGHEVVAYDLSDAAVEAVGEAGAIPASSIEELCAALGEEKRIWLMVPAGDAVDATLADLDPHLEESDVVVDGGNSHFERSVERAAACSGTYLDCGTSGGPASAEEGFSLMIGGPEWAYEECVPVFDAVATGPEGHARMGESGAGHYVKMVHNGVEYALMGAYGEGFELLAEGRYDLDLESVARTWNNGAVIRSWLLELCEEAFAEEGSDLGTVADRIEGGSTGTWTVEEALAQEVPVPLIYAALAERFDSRNEGRFSRRLCNRLRYGFGRHEVVRDE is encoded by the coding sequence ATGCAACTGGGCGTCACCGGACTGGGGCGGATGGGTCGGATCGTCGTCGACAGAACGCTCGCCGCCGGCCACGAGGTCGTCGCCTACGACCTCTCGGACGCGGCGGTCGAGGCCGTCGGGGAGGCGGGCGCGATACCTGCATCCTCGATCGAGGAGCTCTGTGCTGCCCTCGGCGAGGAGAAACGGATCTGGCTGATGGTCCCGGCGGGCGACGCCGTCGACGCCACCCTCGCGGACCTCGATCCACACCTCGAGGAGTCGGACGTGGTCGTCGACGGCGGGAACTCTCACTTCGAGCGCTCGGTCGAGCGCGCGGCGGCCTGTTCGGGGACCTACCTCGACTGCGGGACCTCCGGCGGGCCGGCGAGCGCCGAGGAGGGGTTCTCGCTCATGATCGGTGGCCCCGAATGGGCCTACGAGGAGTGCGTCCCCGTCTTCGACGCCGTCGCGACCGGTCCCGAGGGACACGCCCGGATGGGGGAGAGCGGTGCTGGCCACTACGTGAAGATGGTCCACAACGGCGTCGAGTACGCGCTCATGGGAGCGTACGGCGAGGGGTTCGAACTGCTCGCCGAGGGTCGGTACGACCTCGACCTCGAGTCTGTCGCGCGCACCTGGAACAACGGCGCGGTGATTCGATCGTGGCTCCTCGAACTCTGCGAGGAGGCGTTCGCCGAGGAGGGGAGCGACCTCGGGACCGTCGCCGACCGGATCGAGGGCGGCTCGACCGGGACGTGGACCGTCGAGGAGGCACTGGCCCAGGAGGTGCCGGTCCCGCTGATCTACGCGGCGCTCGCCGAGCGCTTCGACTCGCGCAACGAGGGCCGGTTCTCGCGTCGGCTCTGCAACAGGCTCCGGTACGGCTTCGGCCGTCACGAGGTCGTCCGCGACGAGTAG
- a CDS encoding DUF4399 domain-containing protein, whose protein sequence is MPHDSDGRSIRYSRRGVLLTGSAVSATALAGCLDDDQEETEPDDGTETDADGADDEDDGEVSDDDAEDEEADDDYDVADQPEDASVSFVEPGDGDTVETPVHFEFETEGFELASVDEDPAVGEGHLHVLGEDDCYPDGEVIPGPADDLEEDNEVWHLSDGSDTAEIEMDPGEYDVCVQIGDTLHRAFGETDEISITVVDEGEGEGDDA, encoded by the coding sequence ATGCCACACGACAGTGACGGCCGGTCGATACGGTACTCGCGACGAGGCGTCCTGCTCACGGGATCGGCGGTCAGCGCCACGGCGCTCGCCGGCTGTCTCGACGACGATCAGGAGGAGACCGAACCGGACGACGGGACGGAGACGGACGCCGACGGCGCTGACGACGAGGACGACGGAGAGGTATCCGATGACGACGCGGAGGACGAGGAGGCAGACGACGACTACGACGTCGCCGACCAGCCGGAGGACGCGAGCGTCTCGTTCGTCGAGCCGGGCGACGGCGACACCGTCGAGACGCCGGTGCACTTTGAGTTCGAGACCGAGGGCTTCGAGCTCGCCTCCGTCGATGAGGACCCGGCGGTCGGCGAGGGCCACCTGCACGTCCTCGGCGAGGACGACTGTTATCCCGACGGCGAGGTCATCCCCGGACCGGCCGACGACCTGGAGGAGGACAACGAGGTATGGCACCTGAGCGACGGCTCGGACACCGCGGAGATCGAGATGGACCCCGGCGAGTACGACGTCTGCGTGCAGATCGGGGACACCCTCCACCGGGCGTTCGGCGAGACCGACGAGATCTCGATCACCGTCGTCGACGAGGGCGAGGGTGAGGGTGACGACGCCTGA
- a CDS encoding valine--tRNA ligase — protein sequence MTGMDDSYDPESVERRWRAKWQETDVYRYEDTGAPDYRIDTPPPYPTGNFHIGNALGWCYMDFAARYRRLAGYDVLYPQGWDCHGLPTEVKVEETHDIHRTDVSREEFRDLCIEHTEEQIDAMRETMLDLGFSQDWNQEYVTMDPEYWGLTQRSFVEMAEEEYVHRDEHPVNWCPRCETAIADAEVEAVDREGTLHYVTFDGVDNESIEIATTRPELLAACVGMAVEPEDERYDDRVGDTFEVPLFGQEVELIADSDVDGEFGTGAVMICTFGDKQDVTWWAEYDLDLRAAITEDGRLNELAGEYAGIEIDEAKERIAADLDEAGYLGETEPTEQSVGACWRCDTPIEILSTEQWFVRVDQEEILEKAREIEWIPEHMFIRLQEWTEGMDWDWVISRQRVFATPIPAWFCADCGYAHVATVEETPVDPTEDGPEVGACPECGAEDWTGETDVMDTWMDSSISAMYVGGWPEAEFEPVQLREQGHDIIRTWAFYTILRTAALEDEIPWEEALINGMVFGEDGHKMSKSRGNTIAPIEVVEEHGADAFRQAIALGGQPGSDIQFQSKEVTSASRFLTKVWNISKFALGHVDDRTPGIDAPAYRAVDRWILTELDRVATSVDEHMEAYRFDAALREIREFVWSELADDYLELVKGRLYEGRPGERNAARHALYTALSGSLRMLSPFAPFVTEEVWSHLPGTEGSVHAADWPSVDPAVDWDDSEAEAVGSLIADVASTVRGWKSESGMALNADLDRIEVYVSLDEEYAVDTYDLSGAVNAPVYVEYGTPDVDLVPVAVEPDQSVIGPEFRSEAGAVMGALGEADPAEVKAQLDSTGEVELDVDDQVVVLEPDALEVREELQAEGGEEVEVLETDDATVLVFP from the coding sequence ATGACAGGAATGGACGACAGCTACGACCCCGAGAGCGTCGAACGCCGCTGGCGAGCGAAGTGGCAGGAGACCGACGTCTACCGCTACGAGGACACCGGCGCGCCCGACTACCGAATCGACACACCGCCGCCGTACCCCACCGGGAACTTCCATATCGGCAACGCGCTGGGCTGGTGTTACATGGACTTCGCCGCCCGTTACCGGCGGCTCGCGGGCTACGACGTGCTCTATCCGCAGGGCTGGGACTGCCACGGCCTGCCGACGGAAGTAAAAGTCGAGGAGACCCACGACATCCACCGAACGGACGTCTCCAGAGAGGAGTTCCGAGATCTCTGTATCGAGCACACCGAGGAGCAGATCGACGCGATGCGCGAGACGATGCTCGACCTGGGATTCTCGCAGGACTGGAACCAGGAGTACGTCACGATGGACCCCGAGTACTGGGGGCTGACCCAGCGCTCGTTCGTCGAGATGGCCGAGGAGGAGTACGTCCACCGCGACGAACACCCGGTGAACTGGTGTCCGCGCTGTGAGACGGCGATCGCCGACGCCGAGGTCGAGGCCGTCGATCGGGAGGGAACGCTCCACTACGTCACCTTCGACGGGGTGGACAACGAGAGTATAGAGATCGCGACGACCCGTCCCGAACTGCTCGCCGCCTGTGTGGGGATGGCGGTCGAGCCGGAGGACGAGCGCTACGACGACCGGGTCGGCGACACGTTCGAGGTGCCACTCTTCGGCCAAGAGGTCGAACTGATCGCCGACAGCGACGTCGACGGCGAGTTCGGCACCGGCGCGGTGATGATCTGTACGTTCGGGGACAAACAGGACGTCACCTGGTGGGCCGAGTACGACCTGGATCTCAGGGCGGCGATCACCGAGGACGGCCGACTGAACGAGCTAGCGGGCGAGTACGCCGGCATCGAGATCGACGAGGCCAAAGAACGGATCGCGGCGGATCTGGATGAGGCGGGCTATCTGGGCGAAACGGAGCCGACCGAGCAGTCGGTCGGCGCGTGCTGGCGGTGTGACACCCCGATCGAGATCCTCTCGACCGAGCAGTGGTTCGTCCGGGTCGACCAGGAGGAGATCCTGGAGAAGGCGAGGGAGATCGAGTGGATCCCCGAACACATGTTCATCAGGCTGCAGGAGTGGACCGAGGGGATGGACTGGGACTGGGTGATCAGCCGCCAGCGGGTCTTCGCGACGCCGATCCCGGCCTGGTTCTGTGCGGACTGCGGGTACGCACACGTCGCGACGGTCGAGGAGACGCCGGTCGACCCGACCGAGGACGGCCCCGAGGTCGGTGCCTGTCCCGAGTGCGGGGCAGAGGACTGGACCGGCGAGACCGACGTGATGGACACCTGGATGGACTCGTCGATCTCAGCGATGTACGTCGGCGGCTGGCCCGAGGCGGAGTTCGAACCCGTCCAGTTGAGAGAACAGGGCCACGACATCATCCGGACGTGGGCCTTCTACACGATCCTCCGGACCGCTGCGCTAGAGGACGAGATCCCGTGGGAGGAGGCGCTGATCAACGGCATGGTCTTCGGCGAGGACGGCCACAAGATGTCGAAGTCGCGGGGGAACACGATCGCGCCGATCGAGGTGGTCGAGGAACACGGCGCAGACGCCTTCCGACAGGCGATCGCGCTGGGCGGCCAGCCGGGCAGCGACATCCAGTTCCAGTCGAAGGAGGTCACCTCCGCCTCGCGATTCCTCACGAAGGTCTGGAACATCAGCAAGTTCGCGCTCGGCCACGTCGACGACCGGACGCCGGGGATCGACGCGCCGGCGTACCGCGCGGTCGACCGGTGGATACTCACCGAACTGGATCGGGTAGCCACCTCCGTGGACGAGCACATGGAGGCCTACCGGTTCGACGCGGCGCTCCGTGAGATCCGCGAGTTCGTCTGGAGCGAACTCGCAGACGACTACCTCGAACTCGTGAAGGGCAGGCTCTACGAGGGCCGGCCGGGCGAGCGAAACGCGGCGCGACACGCGCTCTACACCGCTCTCTCGGGGTCGCTCCGGATGCTCTCGCCGTTCGCGCCCTTCGTGACCGAGGAGGTCTGGAGCCACCTTCCGGGCACCGAGGGGAGCGTCCACGCCGCGGACTGGCCGTCGGTCGACCCGGCGGTCGACTGGGATGACAGCGAGGCCGAGGCGGTCGGGTCGCTGATCGCCGACGTCGCGAGCACGGTCAGGGGCTGGAAGTCGGAGTCGGGGATGGCGCTCAACGCCGACCTCGATCGGATCGAGGTGTACGTCTCGCTGGACGAGGAGTACGCGGTCGACACCTACGACCTCTCGGGGGCGGTGAACGCCCCGGTCTACGTCGAGTACGGCACGCCCGACGTGGACCTGGTCCCGGTCGCGGTCGAGCCCGACCAGAGCGTGATCGGGCCGGAGTTCCGTTCGGAGGCTGGCGCGGTGATGGGCGCGCTCGGCGAGGCGGATCCCGCGGAGGTAAAGGCCCAGCTCGACTCCACGGGGGAAGTCGAACTGGACGTCGACGACCAGGTCGTCGTCCTCGAACCGGACGCACTGGAGGTCAGGGAGGAACTCCAGGCAGAGGGCGGCGAGGAGGTCGAGGTGCTGGAGACCGACGACGCGACGGTGCTGGTCTTCCCCTGA
- a CDS encoding pyridoxal-phosphate-dependent aminotransferase family protein, which yields MRDAPDIGELVPPDRTLMGPGPSDVHPRVLRSMATPLVGYLDEFYVDVMDDVQEGLRYLFDTENEYTLAVSGTGSAAMETAFANLVEPGETVLVPDNGYFGDRMGQIAARAGGDVVTVDAPWGEPLDPAEVEAAFEEYQPTVFGFVHGETSTGVRQTDVDELTRIAQEYDAYAVADTVASLGGCEFHTDDWDVDVVYSGSQKCLSAPPGASPITINDRAMEKVRSRETPVRSWYLDLEGVWEYWGDERAYHHTGPISTTYALRESLRMLAEEGIESTWDRHRRVAGAMKAGVEAMGLSLNVSEEHWLPTLNPVSVPEGVDDGVVISRLLDEHEIEIVGGLGDLSGEIFRVGCMGHSARPAKATGFISAFGSVLADEGADVDVEAGAAATATALGD from the coding sequence ATGAGGGACGCACCAGACATCGGCGAACTCGTACCCCCGGACCGAACGCTCATGGGTCCCGGCCCCAGCGACGTCCACCCGCGCGTGCTCCGATCGATGGCGACCCCGCTGGTCGGCTACCTCGACGAGTTCTACGTCGACGTGATGGACGACGTCCAGGAGGGACTTCGCTACCTCTTCGACACGGAGAACGAGTACACACTCGCCGTCAGCGGTACCGGCTCGGCCGCGATGGAGACCGCGTTCGCGAACCTCGTCGAGCCGGGCGAGACCGTCTTGGTACCTGACAACGGCTACTTCGGCGACCGGATGGGCCAGATCGCCGCCCGTGCCGGCGGCGACGTCGTGACGGTCGACGCACCTTGGGGCGAACCGCTCGACCCCGCAGAGGTCGAGGCAGCCTTCGAGGAGTACCAGCCCACGGTCTTCGGATTCGTCCACGGCGAGACGAGCACGGGCGTCCGTCAGACCGACGTCGACGAACTGACCCGGATCGCACAGGAGTACGACGCGTACGCCGTCGCCGACACGGTGGCGTCGCTCGGCGGCTGTGAGTTCCACACCGACGACTGGGACGTCGACGTCGTCTACTCCGGCTCGCAGAAGTGTCTCTCGGCACCACCGGGTGCGAGCCCGATCACGATCAACGACCGCGCGATGGAGAAGGTCCGCTCGCGGGAGACGCCCGTCCGGTCGTGGTACCTCGACCTCGAAGGGGTCTGGGAGTACTGGGGTGACGAACGCGCCTACCACCACACCGGACCGATCTCGACGACGTACGCGCTCAGGGAGTCGCTCCGGATGCTCGCGGAAGAAGGGATCGAGTCGACGTGGGATCGCCACCGCCGCGTCGCGGGCGCGATGAAAGCTGGCGTCGAGGCGATGGGGCTCTCGCTCAACGTGAGCGAGGAGCACTGGCTGCCGACGCTCAACCCGGTCTCCGTTCCCGAGGGCGTCGACGACGGTGTCGTGATCTCGCGGCTGCTCGACGAACACGAGATCGAGATCGTCGGCGGGCTCGGCGACCTCTCGGGCGAGATCTTCCGGGTCGGCTGTATGGGCCACTCCGCGCGCCCGGCGAAGGCGACGGGCTTTATCTCCGCGTTCGGCTCCGTCCTCGCCGACGAGGGTGCCGACGTGGACGTCGAGGCCGGCGCAGCGGCGACGGCGACGGCCCTCGGGGACTGA